The nucleotide window GGAGTCAGTCCCCAAATGAGTTCGACAACAAATAAAATTAACCAAATGAAACTGAGAACTAGCATAGGAAAATCTAGCCATTCTTCAATCTGTTGGAGAATTTCATAACGTTCTCTTTCAAAGGCTTGTTTATGAGTAAAATTTAGGTTTTTCATCGTTATATTTATATAAATATAGTCTTTTTTATTTTATAAAAAGGGAGATTTAATCATCAAAAAGATAAGCTAATTTATATCAATTATTAAAAATAAACCTAGAGGTTTTGATGCGTTGGGAACGCATCCTACAAGTTGAGCAATTTATTATGTAGTATTAGATATTTTTTCAGTTAGGGAAGACCTATCAATAGAAAAAATATTGACTGATTAGAAAAGGCTTTATTATGGCGATCACAAATGAAACTAGCCAGGAGGGAAAATTTACTCCTAGCTAATAAGGTGATCTCTGTGTTACTTTTGTTTAACTGCCAAAATATCCGTTAACAATAGCAACAGCTAAAACAATTATTAAGACAACTCCCACAAACATACTCGCCATGTATTGAACAGAGGGTTTTTTCACGACAGGCAATTTGCTTTCATCTAAAACGGGTTCGGAAGGATCTTGATTTTGATTAACGTTAACGTTTTCACTCATCTTTTTTTCCTTTAAATGGTCTTTTGTCTATAGATAATACTGACCTAGAGGAGAAAAAGACTACATCTAACAAAAGTAGCAATTTATTTCTATTAATTGGCTAGGGTCACTAGCCTATTAAAGAGACTTGTTTTACAATAGACTAAATTTTGAGTTGCCCACAACTTCTAAAATAAGCACTTCTTATCTTAAAATTTGATTTATGCTACCTCCCTTAAGATTTCGATTTAAACCTTACTCAACCAAAAATCGTCCCCTTTCCCCATCGGCGCAAAAATTTTGGATTAGATTTGATGGGGCAAAGTTAAATATAGAAGGACTTGGAGTTTGGTATTATTATTGGAAAGATCCTTACCATTTACTTTTAACTCTTCCTTGGTCTGGATTCTTGTTGATAATAATAATGTACTATGTATTTTTAAATACCGTTTTTGCTCTAGCTTATTTATCAGCGAGTCGAGGAATTGAGGGATTAGAACCGGGTTCATTTTTGGATGCTTTCTTTTTTAGTGTTCATACTCTGGCCACCATTGGTTATGGGAATATGTATCCAACCTCCCTTTATGCTAATGGACTTGTAGCACTAGAAGCTTTAGTCAGTATTATCGGACTTGCTTTAATAACGGGTTTAGCGTTTGCTCGTTTTTCTCAGTCAAGCGCCCGAATTTTATTTAGTAAAGTGGCGGTTATTGTCCCTTATAACGGAATTCCCTGTTTAATGTTTAGAGCGGGTAATCAGCGCCGTAACCAAATTTTAGAAGCGAAAATGCGAGTTTATTTGATGTGGGATGAAGTCAGTAGCGAAGGAACTTTAATGCGTCGTCTTCATGAATTAAAACTTTTACGAAATCATACCCCAAGTTTTGCCATGACTTGGACAGTAATTCATTCTATTGATGAAAATAGTCCTTTATATCAAAGTACCCCCGAATCCCTCGAAAAAAGAAAAGCTATGGTGATAGTTTCTCTCTCAGGAGTTGATGAAACTATTGCTCAACCGATGTATGCTCGTTATACTTATGGGTTTAGTGATATTCTCTGGGATCATCAATTTGAAGATGTAGTTTATCATACTCCCAATGGCGATCGCTATATCGATCTAACTTATTTTCATGCCGTTAAACCCCTAAAAATTTAACACAAAATAGCCATTCTCAATTCGATGAAAAACAATAACTATCCATTGTCCATTATCAATTATCCATTATCCCTTTAATTAGGGTCAACAATTGCCCCCATAAATAAAACTATTCCTTTTTCTTGATCTCGAATCGCACAGAAAAAAGGACGATTAACAATCATGGTAAAGGTATTTTTTCCTTCAACTTCAGGGGATGTAGAACTTGGGGGTTCTATTCCTTCTTCCTTGACTTCAACCAAAGTTTTATGTTTAATTTCATTCACCACTACCGCAGAAGAAGTCATATTAGAAAAATCCCCCTGACTAAAAATAGATTTCATTCCTAAAGTAGAAAGTGCCTGTTTTAAATTACTTTCGTACTCAATGGTAAATCGAGGAATTTGCAGAGATCCTTGTTTAACATTAAACTCTTGTATCCATTCATTCCAACGTTGAAAAGTTAACTGACTTAACAATGATGACAAATTACTGCCAGATTTGGGTAAGAAAATATATAAACTAAAACGCTCATCCCCATAGGGTAAATTAACGGCTTGAAACTGCTCATTTTCATAATATTGATATTTACCTTTTCCCGACATTAAAGGATATTGTTTCGTTTTTCCATTGGGTAAGTAAAAGGGTTGATTCTTGGTCTGTTGCCGATCAAACTTATGTTTCCACATCCCTTTAAAATAGATTGCATTGACCACAATCAGTGTATCTTTGGGATTAATGTGAGGGACAATCTGATCAATTTTTCCTTGAGTATGTTCCCTAGTCCAACGATTAATAATTCCGGCTGCTTGAGGAGAGGCAAAATTTAAATTAGTAATTTGGGACTGGTAATATAATTCATTATCTTTCAGGAATTGATGACGAAAGGAAATGCCGTCACGAGCATATAACGCATTGGCTAGGGCAATGTCTAGGTTAGGATTGTCTTGTTGAAGGGAATTAAGCAAGATTTGATGAGTGGTATGAATTTCCTTGACATTTAACTCCTCATATCCTAGAGTAGAAACCATTTCCTCTCTAGTTTTGCCATTTGCCCCTTGCATTAGGATTGAAAGAGCGATCGCTACACTGGGAGGAGAAACAAAAACGTTTTGATTTGGGTCTTCACTCACAAGAGTTTGAAATAAACGCAATCCAAATAGAGTATTAGCCTCAAGGAGTTGTTGTTGTGAGTTAGTTTGTTTTAAAGATGGCATCAGAGCGTAAAAAGGATAAGTCACTTGAGACGTAGCTACAAACTCAAAGGCATTACTGCTATATTGGGCCAACCACCCGCTTATAAATAAGAGGGTCAAGCTTGTCGTCACAAAAACGGCTTTTTCTTTGATTTTGATGTCTGAGAGAGCGGAAAGAAGTCCCTTACTTTTAATCATGGTGTTTGAAGCGATAACAGTTGTCAGAGTTTTACGCTGCCTAACTATTCTTTTCCCTCCTTTTAAAGATATACTTGATTGCTAATCATAAACACTTAAAATTGTAAACATATAATTCTAAACTATAACGGAAGCATCTAGTTTTTTTAATGTCCAGTTAAGGAGGGTAACACAAACTGTGAATTTTACAGAAATCATGGAAAAAGGCGGACTCGCCATGTGGCCGCTGTTATTTCTTTCTATACTCGCTCTAAGTACCATTATTGAACGAATTTGGTTTTGGAGCCGGGTCTTACTGAAACAAGGGCAAGTCCTCAACCGAATTATGGATACAGCAAGCCGAAATTGGGAAACAACCCCGAAAATTGCCCGGGACTATCGTCGTCATCCCCTAGGGAATTATCTTTATGCCCCTTTAAAACTAAATAACCCAGATCCGGATGTTTTTCATCTAGCTTTAGAATCAGCCGCCGATGATGAGTTAACCTCAATGCGACGGGGAGATAAAGTTTTAGAGGCGGTCGTTGCCCTCGCTCCTCTGTTAGGATTATTGGGAACGGTATTAGGTCTGATTACTTCTCTGAGCAATATTCAAATTAGCGATTTAGGCACATCTTCTACAGCCGGTGTTACGTTAGGGATTAGTGAATCTTTAATTTCTACTGCCGCCGGATTAATTCTAGCGATCGCCAGTTTAGCGTTTTATCGGGTTTTTCAAGCGCTCTGGTTTAATGAAATGCGAATTTTCCGCAAAGCCGGCAGTGACTTAGAACTGATTTATCGGCAACGGTGGATGGATATAGAAGACAACCGTTATCCCCTGACATCGACTTTAGAAACCAGCGAAACAGTTGATAATTAGTCAAAATTTTTTAGGAAAATCCCATGACAAATACTTTGCCTAATAACAAGACTTCTGATCAAAAAACCCGTCATCATCATCCCCGTCCCATCAAAGTCTGGCAAGATGGGTCTCACGGTCAAGGAGAAGTACAAATTAATATAGTGCCCCTAATTGATGTTATTTTCTGTATCTTGACCTTTTTTATTTTAGGAGCAGTGGGTCTTTCCAGACAGCAAGCCATTGGGTTAGATTTACCGAAAGCCGCCTCGGGGACTCCCCAAATGCGAGAAATGTTGGTGGTTAGCCTCGATAGCTTTGGTCAACTCTATGTGGAAAAACAGTTAGTTACCCCTAATCAACTCGAAGAAGCCATCAAAAACTATCATCAGTTTAATCCCACCGGGATGATGGTTCTCCATGCCTCCAAAGATGCCAGTTATAGTGAAGTGGTTCAAGTGCTGGATATGTTGAAAAAAGTAGGAGGCGATCGAGTCGCTTTGGCTACTTTGCCAGGAGAGGGAGGATCTTTTAATCAAACAACACCTAACTCTAATCCTTTCCCATCTGGGACAAATCTTCCTGGAGGAACTTACAATTACGGTCAACAACAATCACCCTCATCTTTACCAGAAGGTTTTGGCGGTAATCCTTCTATTCCTAATGTTCCCAGCGCCCCAGGCAGCGCTCCTCAAACTAATTGAGCCATTCATCCATCTAAAACCCTGATCTAAGGTCAACGGGGTATCGGTTGGTTTAATGGTGAATGCGACGAGCTAATAATTGTTCTTCTAAAACGGCAATGCGATTATAAGCTGCCGTTAATTGGGCTGTTAGCCGTCGAATTTGAATTTCTGGGGGCAGATAAGTTTCACTGTAGTAAGAAGACTGATGGGAGAGTTTACTACTACTGTCTTGATCGTTGATAATATCTTTATGCTCCATTACCGAGGAATAATACGTATCATTGAGCGACTCTGAGCTAATCATTGGCTCAATTATGTTAAGTTCTATTGCTTTATTCTCCTCAATAGTAGGAGATGTTTCATGATGGGTAGTCAAGCTAGAAATCTGTTCACTTAACCGTTCTACAATCCTATGAAGTTGATCGACTTTATTATTGAGATCTATAATCTGCTGTTGTAGGGCACTCATCTTTTAATTTCCTGTTTTCAAACTAATACTTTTCTTTCATCCTAGAATAAAATGAAAATTAACTGTAACAATTGCTGAATCATTTAACGATTACTTTACTCCTCTTAATTTAAAAATAAACTCTCTAAAAAGACGTAGATAAATCTACTTATTCTAAGATGAAACGATTTTTTACTAAGTAAGCTAGATCCAATATTAACCCATTAATAACGCGCTATGTTAAGTCGTCGTTCTTTTTTATTCGGTGTTGGCACTGTCACTATGGCTCAAATCTTAGCCGGATGTAAGTCAGAAAATGGAGCTTTGAGAGTGTTACTCCTAGAAAATTCTATTCCCCCGCAATTAATTGGTAAATTTCGCTCTACTACCTCACAATCGTCTATTTTCACCCCAGAACCTCAATTAAAAACTTTACTATCTTTACTAGAAACTTGGCAAAACAAAGATTCATCGGAAAACCCTCAAAAAAGTTGGCTACCTTGGGGCAATCAAAAATCCTCTCCTGTAGCTGATTTAGTCACTTTAGGAGATGGATGGTTAAAAGGAGCTATTGAGCAACAATTAATTAGTCCTTTAGACATAAATGAACTCTCACAATGGCCACAGTTACCCCCTCGTTGGCAAGAAATAGTCCAGCGAAATCAATTAGGAATGGTGGACAAACAAGGACAAATTTGGGGAGCGCCCTATCGTTGGGGAACGACGATGATCGTTTATCGGTCAGATATATTAAAAAAATTTGACTGGCAACCTACAGATTGGAGCGATCTTTGGCGTGAAGAATTACAGGGTCGTATTTCTTTATTAAATCAACCCCGGGAAGTGATTGGACTAACCTTAAAAAAACTCGGTTATTCTTATAATACTCAAAATATTAGTCTAATTCCTAATCTTAAATCCGAGTTGTTTGCCCTCAATAAACAGACTAAAATTTATAGTTCTAATTATTATTTACAACCCTTAATTTTAGGAGATATTTGGTTAGCGGTAGGGTGGTCTAATGAAATTATTCCCTTGCTGTCTCGTCGTCGAGATCTAAAAGCGATCGTTCCTCAATCAGGGACAGCATTATGGGCTGATGTTTGGGTGAAACCGACTTCTGATGTTAAGTTATCAAATTTAGCTCAAGAGTGGATTAATTTTTGTTGGCAACCTACCGCCGTTCAACAAATTTCTCTATATACTGATGCTGTTTCTCCCCTTATCCTCGATCAAAATTCGGAAAAGTTACCTAAACCAATTCTCAACAATCCTTTATTGTTTATCGAACCGACTATTTTAAATAAAAGTGAATTTATTAAACCTCTTCCCCCTTCTAGTCAAGCCCAATATGAGCAATTATGGAAAGAAGCGAGAACAATGGACAATTGATAATGGATAATGAAGGGATTTGTGATTAGAATCATTATTAATTAATTGATAACAAAGTGATTTTTAATAAGAGTTATCATTAAAAAAATAATTATCAACGCTCTATTATCCATTATTTAATCTTTTCATTATCCATTGTCCATGATCAATTATCCATTATTTAAGGTAACTCTACAGAAGTGGGTTTAGCGATATGAGGTAAACCCCAACCGAGCTTTTCTCGTAAGACCCGGAAAAACTCTGGAGATTCTAAACGAATAAAGCGAGCTACATAACAAGACCGTTCTAAATGAATACGATCATCCGGTAAAATATAACAGCCACCATTGCCATCTACAACCATCACCATTCGATTAGGAGTAGCGGGAAAAATATTAACCTTTTCACTATCAGAAAAGACAAGGGCACGAGAAGCCAAAGAATGAGGACAAATGGGGGCTAACTGTAACACAGGAACATCAGGGGTGACAACTGGGCCGCCAGCGCTCAAAGAATAAGCCGTTGAACCAGTAGGAGTAGACACAATAATTCCATCGGCAGCAATATCTACAGGCGCATGACGACCGATTTGAATTTCAAAATGACACATACTGGTTAAAGGCTCTCGATGGA belongs to Gloeothece citriformis PCC 7424 and includes:
- a CDS encoding ion channel; protein product: MLPPLRFRFKPYSTKNRPLSPSAQKFWIRFDGAKLNIEGLGVWYYYWKDPYHLLLTLPWSGFLLIIIMYYVFLNTVFALAYLSASRGIEGLEPGSFLDAFFFSVHTLATIGYGNMYPTSLYANGLVALEALVSIIGLALITGLAFARFSQSSARILFSKVAVIVPYNGIPCLMFRAGNQRRNQILEAKMRVYLMWDEVSSEGTLMRRLHELKLLRNHTPSFAMTWTVIHSIDENSPLYQSTPESLEKRKAMVIVSLSGVDETIAQPMYARYTYGFSDILWDHQFEDVVYHTPNGDRYIDLTYFHAVKPLKI
- a CDS encoding serpin family protein, with protein sequence MIKSKGLLSALSDIKIKEKAVFVTTSLTLLFISGWLAQYSSNAFEFVATSQVTYPFYALMPSLKQTNSQQQLLEANTLFGLRLFQTLVSEDPNQNVFVSPPSVAIALSILMQGANGKTREEMVSTLGYEELNVKEIHTTHQILLNSLQQDNPNLDIALANALYARDGISFRHQFLKDNELYYQSQITNLNFASPQAAGIINRWTREHTQGKIDQIVPHINPKDTLIVVNAIYFKGMWKHKFDRQQTKNQPFYLPNGKTKQYPLMSGKGKYQYYENEQFQAVNLPYGDERFSLYIFLPKSGSNLSSLLSQLTFQRWNEWIQEFNVKQGSLQIPRFTIEYESNLKQALSTLGMKSIFSQGDFSNMTSSAVVVNEIKHKTLVEVKEEGIEPPSSTSPEVEGKNTFTMIVNRPFFCAIRDQEKGIVLFMGAIVDPN
- a CDS encoding MotA/TolQ/ExbB proton channel family protein gives rise to the protein MWPLLFLSILALSTIIERIWFWSRVLLKQGQVLNRIMDTASRNWETTPKIARDYRRHPLGNYLYAPLKLNNPDPDVFHLALESAADDELTSMRRGDKVLEAVVALAPLLGLLGTVLGLITSLSNIQISDLGTSSTAGVTLGISESLISTAAGLILAIASLAFYRVFQALWFNEMRIFRKAGSDLELIYRQRWMDIEDNRYPLTSTLETSETVDN
- a CDS encoding ExbD/TolR family protein; this translates as MTNTLPNNKTSDQKTRHHHPRPIKVWQDGSHGQGEVQINIVPLIDVIFCILTFFILGAVGLSRQQAIGLDLPKAASGTPQMREMLVVSLDSFGQLYVEKQLVTPNQLEEAIKNYHQFNPTGMMVLHASKDASYSEVVQVLDMLKKVGGDRVALATLPGEGGSFNQTTPNSNPFPSGTNLPGGTYNYGQQQSPSSLPEGFGGNPSIPNVPSAPGSAPQTN
- a CDS encoding extracellular solute-binding protein, which produces MLSRRSFLFGVGTVTMAQILAGCKSENGALRVLLLENSIPPQLIGKFRSTTSQSSIFTPEPQLKTLLSLLETWQNKDSSENPQKSWLPWGNQKSSPVADLVTLGDGWLKGAIEQQLISPLDINELSQWPQLPPRWQEIVQRNQLGMVDKQGQIWGAPYRWGTTMIVYRSDILKKFDWQPTDWSDLWREELQGRISLLNQPREVIGLTLKKLGYSYNTQNISLIPNLKSELFALNKQTKIYSSNYYLQPLILGDIWLAVGWSNEIIPLLSRRRDLKAIVPQSGTALWADVWVKPTSDVKLSNLAQEWINFCWQPTAVQQISLYTDAVSPLILDQNSEKLPKPILNNPLLFIEPTILNKSEFIKPLPPSSQAQYEQLWKEARTMDN